In Ostrinia nubilalis chromosome 6, ilOstNubi1.1, whole genome shotgun sequence, the genomic window ATCTGATACCTGCTAAACTTGAGTCATTACGAGTAGTGCCTAACTAAACTATACTTACTCAGTGATATTTACAGCCTGAACTAGGATACCTAAACTATAACAGAAAATAACCGATTTTAGGTAAAAGGTGAAGTCACCTGGTGCTTTTCATGACACCGCACCAGTTGCAACCAATTATCACTACGCATGCATATGGTAAAGTGTTTCCTATGACTTTTCCATTGTAGTagttagttaggtacctactcttaataCGTCCTGTATCCGTTTTCAGTTGATAATTTGGGGTTTTCCGACATGTGGGGATTAACCGTCAAGTATGATGAATGAgtgtattaataataattgatggatgttaaatttattatttaagttataAAAACTCAATGAAGCAcaaacatttattgtatattttttaaacatacaaTCATAAaatgtacaacaaaaataaaatcataaccAAAAATGattgtaaacaaaacaaatcATGTACTTTAATAATCCTATGTACATCTACCATTTACCTAAATACATAGGCAATTACACTTtagtatattataaaataaatcttgTACCACATTAGTGTATGTAAATAGTACGAATACCTACCTAcgcgtaataaaaaattaaaacatttatttaggtactaggtaaatttactttttaatatttaaattatgcagtggaaatacatatttaacattttaacaaaaatttcatcaataaaaataGATGCAGAAACAATttaatgtacagtcgacagcacatcaagctatacattttcgttacCTACTACCTAACGTACCTAAGTCCTACAatgtgataataaaattaacaataacttTTTAGCATTTAAGATCTAACTAGTTAGCTGCTAGACCAAAGTTTCTCAAACTTTTTGGCCTTCTAAATTACTCGTTAAGTTTTACGGCTTTTGGTGGATCTTATCTTGGCTTCCTGAAATCCCCCTTATCGTGGATTGCTGCAAGTTGTGTtgtgtttacttttttttaaccgacttcaaataaGGAGGAGGTTATTACAAGGTAACTAACGGATTTTCACATTTAGATTTACCTAATCTTAATCTATGTAACCTAGAATAAAAAATCATGCACccgtataaaataataaaatcaatcacggaataaaaaaacgtttaaacttaagtctgaaactataATTGCTAGCGAAAGAAGAAGATGAATAACTTAACATTTTACCTACTCTAGTTTAGTAGAGCTCTCGCTTAGCGTCACAGCTTAGCAATTAGTTAGGTAAGTAATAGGTAACTAGACACCGTTGTATCTACTTATTGAGTATTTTGACATGAAAGTATTgcagttaatttattttatttagtaacagtaagtacttactaacaGTAACTATATTATAGCTTTACGCAGAACTCTGCTGCAGAATATTTAcagcaaaagaaaataatgtaaatgacCGATTACTGAAAATATATCATCGACCACGTGATGTTCTAAAATTACCTACTGTTCCTGCATCATCTGCAACAACCTTCAACAATCAATAGGAGCATGaactttaaaattactttttcttagaaaataacttaaatactagtaggtATTACAAGAGGAACATTAGGAAAAACGGAGATGACGTGAACATTTCTAAAACGACTTagcatttaatttattgaaaccaAGTTCTTTATTCTTCCATTACTTCCCCTACCTACCGATACTAAAGCATTGTTAGTCACtaaatactattttgtttaactattatacattatttttagcacaatgTGTGCAAACACGAGTAGATAAGACAAGCCTTTAACTATTAGGATTTAGTGGAGGCATAACAGATGTAATAGAATACGAAATTAACAGGTTATCTTAATTTGTGTTTCACTGTGCGTGTGAAGGGTGAGGCTGCTCGTGCAGCCTTTGCTGGGGTCCTTGAGATGGTCCCTGGGGGCTGCCGAGGGGCCCCTGTGGCGCGTGGGCCGCGTGGCCCCCGGCGGGCGACAGGTAGTGCCAGTAGGGCGGCGCGTCGGGCGCCTGCGCCTGGCACGCGGCCGCCAGTCCTCGCCAGCTGAAGCGGTAAGCGTATCGCTTGCCGTGAACCTTTGCAAAGTTAGTTGATGGTCAAAATATTAGATAACTGCTATACAAGATACAAGCAATCTTAAGAAAAAAGTTTAAAGCTACTGAACAGTTACCTATTTtggtaaaataaagaaaatttactACTGAAAAGAAGTGAAGACAGGTCTCCCACACCCACTACATGGACTGGACTGACGATCTAACGAAGCTTGTGAGAAGCAAATGGAtacgggcagcacaggaccggtcgttgtagtaAGTAATTCTCGCGGGACaccttcgggactttatttggctaaaacgaacgaacattttttttttcatttttctgaTAACAAATAAACGAAGAATGTACCTTGGTCATGATGTTCTTGTCGTAGTAGTAGCGCAGCGCGCGTGAGAGCTTGTCGTAGTTCATGTTGGGCTTCTGCTTGCGGCGGCCCCAGCGCCGCGCCACCTCGTCCGGGTCCGACAGCCGGAACTCGCCCTCCCCGGGCGGGCCCTGCGGGCAGGATGGACGGTAAGAATACGAGTTGTCATCTCTGTCGGCACTACGGCTACTAAGTACTCTATATTCCGAGGTCTCCAGCTCGCAATTTGGAATGTTATGAAAGGTAGGTATGTCGTTGAAATGGCTGTGAGTTACTCAGCATGCCAATAGCGATGATATTGAGATTTATTCTTGCTTATTTTCGCAATGCCAATGCACCACAATCAATGTCACACCAAACTCAAAGTGActacgaccgctctgccaagagcgaaacgaataagaagaagaatgcAATCCTGATGTATCATAAATGTAGCCAATCATCAGACGTCCACCGCTGagcatagacctcccccaatgcttttgtTGCCCAGTTGggagcagcctgcgtccagccaATCCCTCTATCATCGAGGAATCACCAAGTGTTTGATTGCTTATACTTGAAGAGTGGTGTGTTGACTATGGCTTACCTCCCAGCAGATGCCGGGCGCGCCGGCCGCCAGCTCCTCCAGCAGGAACTGCCACAGCTGCACCTGGCcgccggcggcgcgcgcgcagccgctCAGCGCCGCGTACGGGTCTGAAGACACAATAATGAAACATTTAGAACAGTGTTTTTCAACTTTTTTCATGACGCAACCCCCCGACCTTTCGCTTTTTTTCATGCCTTTTAcgaagatgttgtagggaccgaattcttcaatctatacaacatttatgcatttgcataattagatttcggataaatctagctttaaaactttactgtttttttttactgagatagtttttacgacctctcgcgacccacaggttgaaaaacactgatttAGAAGAGTGCGCGTGAGAATAGATTCTGATATGGGTAAAatttaatcccatcaaaaacaatacttgtcaaaaaaaccaagtctcgcaactcagttgttctacggtaaaaagttgtgagatccatgtaataccaagtccaggccaggaaatctttaacgttttacataaattattgacttggccatcgcactaaataatttaatttacacgtgttttcatgcgatggccaagtcaatatatttatgtaaaacgttaaagatttcctggcctggacttggtattacatggatctcacaactttttaccgtagaacaactgagttgcgagacttggtttttttgacaagtattgtttttgatgggatctcatttctttttgtattttgtagacagcagttatgtatctagaaaactggaccgaaattgaaaaattttactcgatttggcggttgcactaccgtgcccccaaatctcatttctttttgtattttgtagacagcagttatgtatctagaaaactggaccgaaaatgaaaaattttactcgacttggcggttgcactaccgtgcccccaaatattttagtttttccttgattcatacaccaaacactacttatattccaaatttgaagcttctaggtctgctagaagtgccttagagttttgatgatcggtgagtcagtcagtgagtcagtgagtgacaaaattaataactttgacccgttataattcttaaactactggttcaaattgaatgaaatttgaaatataccgtgtctttacaatgcctgcatagctaatgaaaattcagccttctagttttatccagaacgaagttacaggcggtcgaaaatggcctgaattgcttcgagaaaaggatggtacggccgtgctcgacttggtgggggcactgccgtgcccccagatcaaAGTAGTTTTGTCAAATTTTGACAAGTGCAGTTTCCGGCGTGAAAGAGTAAGCAAaacaaacatcatcatcatgagcGTAATTACATAGCTGgaaaagttttcatacaaattaattggTTTTAGAAAAGGAAAAACAAATCATAAATATTAACACATACCTAATCCTATCTACTCTGGATAAGATTTTTTATCCACATCAATAGTTTTGGTGTTAATTAAATTGACTATTTTTAATGGCAGATGTTAGCgctgtttttgttaaaatatttgttacttaaCAATTAGTCATTCAAATTAAAGATTtctaattttaatacaaaacaaGAGAGTTCcttatcaaattttattttttatcataactacaaattaaaaagtaaaatcaTTTGGTAATTTCACTTCATCAATTTAAAAGTAGTGAAACGACTCGCCGCGGCGCGTTCCCCGAcgctaattaattttaaatttcgaaGCACCCTCAATCATATTTATCAATTTACTCTTTATCCGCGGCCCGCGCCCTCAGTGTCTTCGCCATCCGTGGCCTGCTTTGGGTTTCGTGaagaaaataatttgatattaaCAATTCATACTTACtattaatgtttttaatatGCCACTTAAATTGTGATTGTTGTGTTCATCCTCCTGTGGCATCCGTGAGACTTTAGTGCAGTGGGTGTGTGTGTTAATCGattgtttaattttgtaaatgCAGTGACGTATTATTAATGGAAGACTCCTGTGTGGGAAGCCGAGTAGCCGCTACAGCCTGATACAGCCAGTCTTGAATGTGAgttgtttctatttttttaagattttatgcCTCAGATTCGTTGACAATCACTCAATCGCCGTAAGCAACTGTCCTGTATGAATCTAGTagttaatattttgatgattttatttTCGGCCTGGCCGATAGGAATCGGGTTCTGCGTCGGTTCAATAGTTATACCATACCccctttattattaaaaaagttacacctaggatcaACTCTGgacagtgccgtattatccataaggcactttaggccagtgcctaggggcccactatggccaggggcccactatgaccaggggcccagcactcccgataaaaaattaaaaaaaaaaataatgttaaagattatttttatgcaacaaaactcaaaccacctcaaaacttcgccttattttggtttacacattcaatcgtcatatttcgatattgtggaaccTACTTCATTTTCGTGACGTTGGcattactgctttggtttacatgacaGGTCGACGGTCGACGCCCTTCAGAGGCTAAAAAGCCTCACTGCGGAGGCTAGGGAGAGGGCTGAGGGTGTGTTGGCTGTGTCATTCGATATAGCCAACGCTTTCAATACAATCCCTCATTCCACCATACTCTAGGCACTTCAACATTACAGAGtgcctcagtaccttcgagcgcTGCCGGCTGATTAATTACGGGACCGCGAAGTCCTGTATGTTAACAGAGACGGCCAGCTCAAACGGCGCGGCGTAGCCAGCAGTGTTCCGCAGGGTTTGGTGCTTGGTCCACTCTTGTGGAATCTAGGCTTCAACTGGCTCCTCCGGGGCGTCCTTCTCGCGGGCATGAGTGTCATATGCAATGCGGATGACACTCTGGCCACAGCCCGGGGAAGACATTTGGGGCCGCGGCACGGCTGGCGTCGGTGGGCGGCACATTAGTCGCTCGCAGAATACGACGCCTCGGCCTGAAAGTCGCGCTGGAGAAGACTGAGCTCCTCATCTTTCCGGGGCCTCGCCAGCGCGCCCCTCCCGACGCCCATATTGTGGTTGAGGACGTTAGTATTGACGTCAAAGGCCAGATGAAATATCTGGGCCTCATGCTTGACGGGAGGTTGCATTTTAGCCCACACTTCAACGGACTAGCGCCACGTCTCTTCAAGGCAGCCGGCGCACTGAGTTGGCTCTTCCCGAATTTGGGAGGGCCACAAACGAGGTGTCGTCGACTTTATGCCGGCGTTCTGAGGAGCATGGCGCTGTATGGCGCCCCAATCTGGGCGGACGCACTCAACAAAAGGGAGAATGCTGCCCTTCTGCGCAGACCCCAGCGGGCCATAGCGCAGAGGGTCGCAAGGACCTACCGCACGGTAGGGCACGCTGCGGCGTGCGTCCTCCCTGGTACTCCTCCTTGGGAGCTAGAAGCTGGGGTCTTGTGTGTCATCTATCACTGGATGGCAGATCAGAAGGCGCGTGGAAAGCGCCTGGCCCCGGAGCGGCGCGGCGCCTTCACGAAGACATGACTCGCGCGCAGTTTGGCCGCCGCACTCTGGACGCCATTGGTCCTGTTCTGGACCAATGGTTGGAACGACCGCACGGATTCCTCACGTTCCGTCTGGCGCTGGTGCTGACCGGGCATGCCTGCTTCGGTTCGTACTAGTAGTACTAGTACTAGTAGTTCGTACTGGCGAGAGGAATCCCCGTGTGCCACAAATGCGGCGCGGCGGATGACACGGTGCAGCACACCCTCGCGGTCTGCACAGGCTGGGAGGAGCAGCGCCGTGTCCTAAACTGGGGTCGTGGGGTGGGATCTTTCGCTTCCGAGCCTGGTCAACGCCATGCTGGAAAGTGAAGGAAGGCGGTCTCCTCCTTTTGCGAAGAGGTCATCCTTCAGAAGGAGGCAGCGGAACGCGAGCGGGAGAACGATCCTCTCGCCCCATCGCTCCGCAAGCGGAGAAGGGAGTGGAGAAGGCGGTTGTACGACCGTTCTTC contains:
- the LOC135072770 gene encoding DNA-binding protein D-ETS-6-like, whose amino-acid sequence is MGGRVARPSTEWCVVRIGASGGGVVVCTLAPHEHRDACMEAPAPDSGADSDSGDDAVPSDPEKWEQKDVRRWMRWAARTFRVRAPRKHLLPCSGAALLALSLERWVQVCDGEEQPARIFHAFLAHAQAGARGQPPPPPLPELQAAPAPPHQPQADNYPYAALSGCARAAGGQVQLWQFLLEELAAGAPGICWEGPPGEGEFRLSDPDEVARRWGRRKQKPNMNYDKLSRALRYYYDKNIMTKVHGKRYAYRFSWRGLAAACQAQAPDAPPYWHYLSPAGGHAAHAPQGPLGSPQGPSQGPQQRLHEQPHPSHAQ